From the Streptomyces sp. SN-593 genome, the window TCGCGGTGACCGCGGTGGCGAAGCACGATCTCGCCGACGCGGCACGGCGCCTGGAGGTGTTAACGGCTGAGTTGGACGACCTCGGAATCCCCGATCACTGATCACGCGGAGTACCGAGTTCGTTGCGGCACAAGGGTGATTCGCCCGTTTCGTATTTGATTTGCGGTATATATCCGCCTAGCGTGCGAAATCAGCCCGTACTCATTCGCCGGGCAAGTTTCCGAAGGGGAAGACGTGAACAAGGCGCAGCTCGTAGAAGCGATTGCCGACAAGGTGGGCGGCCGGCAGGCCGCCGCGGACGCGGTTGACGCGGTTCTCGACGCGATCGTCCGCGCGGTGGTCTCCGGTGACCGTGTCTCGGTCACCGGGTTCGGTTCGTTCGAGAAGGTCGAGCGTCCCGCCCGTTACGCTCGCAACCCCCAGACCGGGGAGCGGGTCCGGGTCAAGAAGACCTCCGTGCCGCGCTTCCGTGCGGGGCAGGGCTTCAAGGACCTGGTGAGCGGGTCGAAGAAGCTTCCCCGTGGCGGCGAGGTCGCGGTCAAGAAGGCGCCCAAGGGCAGCCTGAGCGGCGGTGCCTCGACCACCGCCCGCACCGCCACGAAGAAGGCCGCCGCGAAGAAGGCGACCACCGCGCGGAAGGCGGCCACCGCCAAGAGCGCGGCCGCGAAGAAGACCACGGCGGCCAAGAAGACCACCGCGAAGAAGGCCACCACCGCCAAGAAGTCGGCGGCGAAGAAGGCCACCACCGCGAAGAAGTCGGCCGCCAAGAAGGCGCCCGCGAAGAAGGCCACCGCCAAGAAGGCCCCGGCCAAGCGCGCCGCCCGCAAGACCGCGAAGCGTGCCGCCGCCAGGTGACAGCCGCTCCACCCCTGCCGCACCGCGGCGCCGCTTCACCGCACCACAGCTCAACCCGCTTCACCGCGCCGGGCCGGGCCCCTCTCCCACGGGGTGCCCGGCCCGCGCTATTGCCCGTCCCCGGGCTGAAATCAGCCCGCGGCCGCGCCCCGGTCCGGCAGGTCGGGCAGGGTCGCCAGCGTCAGGAACGTCACGCGCCGGGCCGGCCCCGTGCCCTCGGTGCGGATGCGGAGGCGCTGGCCCGGGCGCAGCAGCCGCAGTTCGCCGGCGTCGAAGGCCGCGGCGTCGAACTCCAGCGGGGTGCCGTCGTCCAGCAGCACACTGCCGCTGCGGCTGGCGGCGTCGAACGTGAAGGCGGTTGCTTGCATACGGCCCAGCCTAAGGGCTGTCCCGCACCCCCCGACGGGCCTGCGGCGCGGGACCACGGAGCCCGGCCCTAAGGGCTGTCCCGCAATCCCCGACGGGCGTGCGACGACAGCCACGGCGCCTCGCTTCGTTGTCGGGCACATCCACATACGACCCGGTATGAGGACGACCCTCCGCCTTGCGATCCACCGCATCTGACGCCGCACGCTGATCCGCCGGGGATTGCGGGACAGCCTTTAGGCGCCGCGGGCGGTCAGCGCGGCGGCGGCCACCGCCGTGAAGGGCCCGACCCCCAGTGCCAGGGCGGCGGCCAGATCCTCCAGGGTGTCCACGTCCTGCCGCACGGAGGGGGCCGCGGGCAGCGTGATCTCGGCGGCGCCGGACGCGAGATGGCGCGCACGGGATGCCCCGCCGAACCCGGGCGCCAGCGGCAGGCACGGCACCGTGCAGAGCAAGGTTGTCCCCGTGCCGGCCGCATCGGCGAGGAACGCCCGCTCACAGGCCCCGGCCGCCGCCCGCAGCACTTCCGCCAGCTCGGCCGGCCGCAAGGCCGGGAGATCGCCGTTCAGGGCCGCGACCGGCGCGTGCGGGCGGCGCGCCCTGACCGTCGCCTCACCGTGCCGCAGCGCGGCGTTCAACCCGGCGGCGGGGGAGTCCGCCACGACGAACGCCCCCAGCCCGGCGAGCTCCGCCCCGGCGGCCGGGTCGTCGGTGACCACCGTGACGTCCTCGACCTCCGCGCACGCCAGCGCGGCGCCCACCGTGTCCAGCACGAACGCCAGCGCGAGCGCGGGCCGTACCGTCCCCGCGGCCGCCAGCCTGCTCTTGGCCACCTCCAGCGGCTTCAACGGCACCACCAGCGACCAGCCCGTCCCGTCCCCGCCGCTACCGCCCCGCACGCCGCTCATGCCGTCCATTGTGCGGCCCGCGCCGCCGGTGCGGACGTCCCGGCGGCGGCCGGTGGCAGAGGTGCCCCCTCGGACGCCAACCGCTGGCGTTAACCTCTCGGTAGCCGCGATCCTTGAGCGGCGCCACCGGCAACGAAGAGGAGTCCCGGGTGTCCCGCCGCAGAATCGGTTTCTGGTACCGCCTGGCGGCCGCCATCGCCAAGCCGCCGCTCATCGTGCTCTTCAAGCGGGACTGGCGCGGAATGGAGAACATTCCGGCCGAGGGAGGATTCCTCACCGCGGTGAATCACAACTCGTACCTCGACCCGTTGCTGTACGCGCATTTCCAGTACAACACCGGTCGGCTTCCGCGCTTCCTGGCGAAGGCCGCGCTGTTCAAGCCGTTCTTCGTCGGCACCGTGATGCGCGGCACCGGGCAGATCCCGGTGGTGCGGGCCAGCGCCGACGCCGCGGCCGCCTACCGCTCGGCGGTCGAGGCGGTCAACAAGGGCGAGTGCGTGGCGTTCTACCCCGAGGGCACCCTCACCCGCGACCCCGACCAGTGGCCGATGGTCGGCAAGACCGGCGTGGCCCGCGTCGCGCTGCTCACCCGCGCCCCCGTCATCCCGATCGCCCAGTGGGGCGCGAACGAGTTCCTGCCGCCGTACGCGAAGAAGCCGAGCTTCCTGCCCCGCAAGACGCACCGCGTGCTGGTCGGCCCGCCGGTCGACCTCGGCGCCTGGTACGGGAAGGAGCCCACCGCCGAGGTGCTGCGCGAGGTCACCGGGGCCATCATGTCCGATGTGAAGCAACTCCTCGCCGACGTCCGCGGCATCCCCGCCCCGGACGGACTGTACGACCCGCGCAAGGCCGCCAAGGGCACCGCCGCCGACGGCGAGGGGGCGGCGTGACGGCTCGCTGCGCCGTGTTCGGCACCGGGTCCTGGGGCACCGCGTTC encodes:
- a CDS encoding HU family DNA-binding protein, which encodes MNKAQLVEAIADKVGGRQAAADAVDAVLDAIVRAVVSGDRVSVTGFGSFEKVERPARYARNPQTGERVRVKKTSVPRFRAGQGFKDLVSGSKKLPRGGEVAVKKAPKGSLSGGASTTARTATKKAAAKKATTARKAATAKSAAAKKTTAAKKTTAKKATTAKKSAAKKATTAKKSAAKKAPAKKATAKKAPAKRAARKTAKRAAAR
- the cofC gene encoding 2-phospho-L-lactate guanylyltransferase, with protein sequence MSGVRGGSGGDGTGWSLVVPLKPLEVAKSRLAAAGTVRPALALAFVLDTVGAALACAEVEDVTVVTDDPAAGAELAGLGAFVVADSPAAGLNAALRHGEATVRARRPHAPVAALNGDLPALRPAELAEVLRAAAGACERAFLADAAGTGTTLLCTVPCLPLAPGFGGASRARHLASGAAEITLPAAPSVRQDVDTLEDLAAALALGVGPFTAVAAAALTARGA
- a CDS encoding lysophospholipid acyltransferase family protein, coding for MSRRRIGFWYRLAAAIAKPPLIVLFKRDWRGMENIPAEGGFLTAVNHNSYLDPLLYAHFQYNTGRLPRFLAKAALFKPFFVGTVMRGTGQIPVVRASADAAAAYRSAVEAVNKGECVAFYPEGTLTRDPDQWPMVGKTGVARVALLTRAPVIPIAQWGANEFLPPYAKKPSFLPRKTHRVLVGPPVDLGAWYGKEPTAEVLREVTGAIMSDVKQLLADVRGIPAPDGLYDPRKAAKGTAADGEGAA